In one Kitasatospora cineracea genomic region, the following are encoded:
- a CDS encoding threonine aldolase family protein, with the protein MTPVFGPTDAVRHHDPAVRGFASDNYAGVHPEVLAAIALANDGHQVAYGEDAYTEHLQTVFRRHFGDRAEAYPVFNGTGANVVALQALLPRWGAVVAAESAHINVDECGAPEKIAGIKLHLVPTPDGKLTPDLIDQQAWGWGDEHRAQPLAVSITQSTELGTLYTADEIRAICEHAHERGMLVHLDGSRLANAAASLDAPFREFTTDAGVDVLSFGGTKNGLLLGEVVVVLNPDKVRNLKYLRKMSMQLASKMRFVSVQFEALLTGDLWLRNAGHANAMARRLEAAVRDIPGITVVRPVQANAVFALLPREVSERLQKRYRFYFWDEHTGEVRWMTAFDTTEQDIDAFAAAIAEEMARED; encoded by the coding sequence ATGACCCCCGTTTTCGGCCCGACCGACGCGGTACGGCACCACGACCCCGCCGTCCGCGGCTTCGCCAGCGACAACTACGCCGGCGTCCACCCCGAGGTGCTCGCCGCGATCGCCCTCGCCAACGACGGCCACCAGGTCGCCTACGGCGAGGACGCCTACACCGAACACCTCCAGACCGTCTTCCGCCGCCACTTCGGCGACCGCGCCGAGGCGTACCCCGTCTTCAACGGCACCGGTGCCAACGTCGTCGCCCTCCAGGCCCTGCTCCCGCGCTGGGGCGCGGTCGTCGCCGCGGAGAGCGCGCACATCAACGTCGACGAGTGCGGCGCCCCCGAGAAGATCGCCGGGATCAAGCTCCACCTCGTCCCGACCCCCGACGGCAAGCTCACCCCCGACCTGATCGACCAGCAGGCCTGGGGCTGGGGCGACGAGCACCGTGCCCAGCCGCTCGCCGTCTCGATCACCCAGTCCACCGAACTCGGCACCCTCTACACCGCCGACGAGATCCGGGCGATCTGCGAACACGCCCACGAACGCGGCATGCTCGTCCACCTGGACGGCTCCCGGCTCGCCAACGCCGCCGCCTCCCTCGACGCCCCGTTCCGCGAGTTCACCACCGACGCCGGTGTCGACGTCCTCTCCTTCGGCGGCACCAAGAACGGCCTGCTGCTCGGCGAGGTCGTGGTCGTCCTCAACCCGGACAAGGTCCGCAACCTCAAGTACCTGCGCAAGATGTCGATGCAGCTCGCCTCGAAGATGCGCTTCGTCTCGGTCCAGTTCGAGGCCCTCCTCACCGGAGACCTCTGGCTCCGCAACGCCGGCCACGCCAACGCGATGGCCCGCCGCCTCGAAGCAGCCGTCCGCGACATCCCCGGCATCACGGTGGTCCGCCCCGTCCAGGCCAACGCCGTCTTCGCCCTCCTCCCGCGCGAGGTCAGCGAACGCCTCCAGAAGCGCTACCGCTTCTACTTCTGGGACGAGCACACCGGCGAAGTCCGCTGGATGACCGCCTTCGACACCACCGAACAGGACATCGACGCCTTCGCCGCGGCGATCGCGGAGGAGATGGCCCGCGAGGACTGA